The genomic window TCCAACAATCTTTTTTATCTTTATCTTCTGGTTTCTCTTATTTAGAAATGTAAGGGGTCCAGGTGGAGAGAATCCATTTTCATTTACAAGGTCAAGGGCAAGGCTATTTGCAAAGACAGAGGAATCTATAACATTTAAGGATGTTGCAGGTGTTGAGGAGGCAAAGCAGGAGCTGGTTGAGATAATTGAGTTTTTAAAAGACCCAAAGAGGTTTCAGAAATTGGGGGCAAAGATTCCAAAGGGTGTTTTGCTTGTAGGTCCCCCTGGAACAGGAAAGACCCTTTTAGCAAAGGCTGTTGCTGGAGAGGCTGGCGTTAAATTCTTCTCTGTTTCTGGCTCTGATTTTGTTGAAATCTTTGTTGGTGTTGGTGCAGCAAGGGTTAGGGATTTGTTTGAACAGGGAAGAAAGCATACGCCCTGCATCATATTTATTGATGAAATAGATGCGGTGGGAAGGCAGAGGGGAGCTGGTATTGGTGGAGGTCATGATGAGAGGGAGCAAACACTTAATCAATTGCTGGTTGGAATGGATGGCTTTCATACCCAGGAGGGCTTAATTGTTATTGCCGCAACAAACAGGCCAGATGTCTTAGACCCAGCCCTTCTTCGTCCAGGAAGGTTTGACAGGCATATTGTTGTTGATGCACCAGATATTATAGCAAGGGAGGGGATCTTAAAGGTTCATGCAAAGGGAAAGCGTATAGCAAAGGGTATAGACCTTAAGGTTTTGGCAAGGAGAACCCCTGGATTTGTTGGTTCTGACCTTGCTAATCTTATAAATGAGGCAGCCTTACTTGCGGCAAGGAGAAAAAAAAGAAGTATAACAATGCAGGAGCTTGAGGAATCAATAGACAGGGTTATTGCAGGACCTGAAAGGAGGAGCAAGCTAATATCTGAGAAGGAGAAAAAGATTGTTGCCTGTCATGAGGCAGGCCATGCCCTGGTTTCCCATTTTATCCCAGGCTCTGACCCTGTTCATAAAATCTCCATTATGCCAAGGGGTGTATCTGCACTTGGTTATACCCTTCAGCTTCCCACAGAAGATAGATACATCATTACAAAGGCAGAGCTTTTGGAT from bacterium includes these protein-coding regions:
- the ftsH gene encoding ATP-dependent zinc metalloprotease FtsH — protein: MLKKIFLWLIGIITIALIFYNTKIEIPEKPEIIPYSTFLKFVEEGIIKEIVIIDSSIKGKIVQGKKVVLFTTQIPYRDENLINFLKENNVSFKGEDISPFHSFINFFWQTVIPTIFFIFIFWFLLFRNVRGPGGENPFSFTRSRARLFAKTEESITFKDVAGVEEAKQELVEIIEFLKDPKRFQKLGAKIPKGVLLVGPPGTGKTLLAKAVAGEAGVKFFSVSGSDFVEIFVGVGAARVRDLFEQGRKHTPCIIFIDEIDAVGRQRGAGIGGGHDEREQTLNQLLVGMDGFHTQEGLIVIAATNRPDVLDPALLRPGRFDRHIVVDAPDIIAREGILKVHAKGKRIAKGIDLKVLARRTPGFVGSDLANLINEAALLAARRKKRSITMQELEESIDRVIAGPERRSKLISEKEKKIVACHEAGHALVSHFIPGSDPVHKISIMPRGVSALGYTLQLPTEDRYIITKAELLDRMAVLLGGRCAEEAVFSDITTGAQNDLEKATELARKMVCEYGMSDLGPLTFGRRHEEVFLGRDFLKEKNYSEEIAGKIDKEIEKIVTSTYKRTYNIVSENRARLDKLASSLIEKEILEAEDIKKILEEGNADK